The genomic region CAGAAAAAAAGTGAGCAGATTGCAAGGAAATTCATTACAACGACTGTCAAATGTCTCAGTGATTTGATATTGTGGGTTAATCAAAACGAATCAGACAACAACattgtaatatttaaatgatttcgaTACGTTCGTATGTGTTAATGTAGGTTGTAATAAATGACGTTAGATTCACCACATTGTTTAACAAGAAAAAGcaacataaaaatcaaatttacaaCCCTACAAGATGATCAATTGTTCTGAACAGATTGACCTGAGAGTATGTACAACTGTATTAAAACACCTATTTGTAGAAGGTAAACGTATGTATCTATGCacttttcaaattaatgtgAAACACAGAGACAATGAATATTCTTTACAAGTGCTTTAAAGTAAATtcttattgttataataatatattttcatgtgATGTCAATGAAGATTTTATTGCGTGAGTACATCTAACGAAATGCAGAGTAGTTACTTGctttaaattaacatatttcttatatatatagtCGTTATTGTACTTCTGTAAGAAGTATCTAAGTGCTTTCCGTTTAACTTTACAATAACATTGCAGAAAACACTTGCCGAATTTTGTGTAATTGCACATTGTTAATCGAACAAAAATAGGTACAtttgtgatttatttcaaaaacagcAACCAAAAAACGCTATTTTGTGCTAATTAATTGgacataaattaacattttgactaaattaaccgttccaaggcggtacctaacaatctttgataaacaccgatagttttatatattatatatgtagcGTGTTggttgtggagttttgtgttgttgtattgtgagtgtttgtttttgtgttctatgccATTGACGCTGACCCTGAGCGATTAAACGGGGCTTATGTTTACGCTTTctactactggacttgtttctgtagctctattcatatcaatattgaataaatatactGACCATAATAAACCTTTGTAGACGGTCcagtatatttaacatttttttgtgatacTGCATCAATTGTCTTGCTCTTGGTCCAAGTTCTGTTACAGTCTAAAattgattattaattattaattttgtggcgaattcttatttttatttcttgttccATGTAGGTACACTATTGTTATGATATAAGGTGTTGGCATGAGCATAATTGTCGTTGACTATGACTAAGCGAATTTGACTATATGAGCTTGATTTTAACCGAATTCCTTGTTGGTGGCATGCATCATCACTTTTTGTTTAAGCTATTTCGTGCGTATGAGGCACTGAGTTGTAGATCATTGTTTGTGTCTCTCATTCCGTGTCATCATTGGGCTTGTTCCTGAAGTTTCCATTGAATGATTATAATCAAACTTAAAATGAGCAACAGTAAAAATAGGTCATCAAATAAACAGATGATGAgaagatttgttttgaatatatagATGAATAATCGACTCTGCACTAAGCACACATGTGAAACAGATCCGACCACTTACAAAGTTTCAAGGTTTATTTCAATACTATGCTTTATTATGGGCAAGTATGTAACCGCCATCGAACATAAGTGActtgatgttttttatattatcagtaAAAGTacgtattatttattaaatttggtGAGCATTGGTAGAGACTTTAACAGTTTtacaaattaattataaatacagGTTATATAGGTGAAACCATAATAATTCGTAACATTAAAAGGTCGCTGTCTTACTATGCCATTGGTCACCGTTTGCAAGTTGTTGCACTCCATTGAATTATTATTGTTGTACAACAGTTTTGATCCTGCCATATTCACTTTCAATATGTTATCTTGAATATGCCCtgaaaatgtgttcatacaTTTTTGTACTCTATCCATTATTTGTAATCGATGATTTACACGGATACCGACATCAACCcccagtttatttttttaaacgtgTTGTCTTTAGACAATATTTGACACTTTGCTTACAGATATATGAGCTTTCAGTAAAGGCTTGTCACAAATCTAACAATTATATATGAACTTTAATATTGGCGGTTCCTTTATTCATCGCATTGTCTAGTTGTCTTATCGTTTCTTCCGTGCTTAACCTGTGTTATTTATTGTGTATTGCACGTCTCACAAGAAATATTATCTAGTGTTTAGCAAAATGACTTGCTTTTGTAGAATGATGATTCAATATATCAGGTATTGCGTGTTCCGTATCTATGTAAACAGAGGATCTCAagtgagtgtttattttgtatcggATGTAATGAACGAGTATAATCTAAAACGGATAATAACGAGGCTCTGTCGAGTTTTCATCGTTTCTTTAGATGACGAgattaataaatttgataaaaaataaacacgaaTTTGATCTTCAACATAGCTCCAGTTTTCACGGACTGTTCTAATGCGGTAACCCCGGGTTTATTGTCGATACTTAATCCGTTATATAATCGTGTTGGCTTTTATTTTTCTCGATGAGTGTCAAGCTGAAGCGTCATGTTCCATGTGCCTTTAAGCACTACAATTGCACTAAGGCTACAAGGATTGTTCAATTTGTTAACgatatattgtttgtatattttgtaataccTATTAATTTTTAATGGCGGAAATGGGTGCAAAAGTCAAGCAATATTAACTTTAACGCCTTGTGATACAAATGTATATGCGTTTCACTGTACAAAACTTTGCTTTAATGAACAAGAAACATCACGATTTAATGGCAGAAGATGCAGCGTTCACGACAAAAACGTAAAGGATGCATTCAATATCAATCAGCTACAATCCTATTTGTGGTTAGATTTGTCATGAAATAGAAATGCCTGTTTTTTTAGGAATATCCTAATAACTAAATTAAACACAATCTTCAATCGGATATTATCAGAATTCTTCACACGTTCAATACATTGCTTgcttttttgcaaaaacagatAGCACAGGTTTTGAGTGTTCGGgaaatatgtgttttgttaacttattgttattttatttagacaCTTTTTCTTTAGAGGAATTCATAATTGTACTCTGGGACACAACCAGTAgtcataaatatacatataaacccTGTTAATGGGTGCAAAGTTAGGCCATAAACCTTCAAACACCAAAAATAAATCACTCAAGCATGAAATAGcttcattaataaataatggGATAACCTTACACTTTTTGCAGTGTTATATACAAGCTAATTACAAACGGTTGAAGTCTTAAGCTTCTAGAACATGGCAGCTTTAAGTTGCAGTTTTCGAAGTGTATTTGTATACTGAAGGTTGAGcatgtatatataacaatacaGTAGTTGTTGTTATGCAATTATTTTCGCAACACACAATATGACTGTATGGTACCGAAGGTCTTAAGGTAAACCCAGTCTTAAGTTTTATTGAATGACGATATCTAATCGGAAATGTACAGAAAGTTTCTATTACtcttataaaacaattgtaaacaaACGATGGATTCTGTGTTGAAGTGTCACTGAAGTATTCTATGAACCTCAAGTATCTGTTGAGGGTTAAATAAACGAACAGAAAATAAGAAACACATAAGACAACCAAAGTTCACAATAAAAAGAGTTTAAATAATGGAAGGGTTGAATACCAACTGTATTTCTGCTGACCGTGCGATGACCGAAATTGAAATTTTCTActcttataaaacaaaatgtaatcaAACTGGAGATTCTGTGTTTAAGTGtcactgaaatattttatgaacctCAAGAACCTGTTGAAGGTTAACGGCAACGTTTTGATCTCTAAGAAATTTTAAGTATAATTCCTCCCGTTTAAGGTACAGTGCTCAATCATTTACAATgagatgaaataaaacattgatgaaGCAAGTTGACAAAGttcacaataaaaatagtttaaataatgaAGGGGTTGAATATCAACTGTAATTTTGCTGACCTTGCGATGACCGCTTTAAGTGGCTCCTATTCCAGTATTTCGTTATTTCCTTCGATATAAGAAGTGCCAAAGTTTCCCTGTCAATGCCGAATTCCCGCGTTCGATTGAATGGTTGTTGTGTGTCATTCATTACGGCTCCCTCTTCTTAACAAACAATGCTTGGATCAATGATTAAATTCTTTTGTTATCTAGTAGCAATAACTCAAGCATCTACTCACTCTGTAGGAGCTTTCGTTGATTGTAAATTCGCAGTTGGTCCAGGCCAGATAACGGGACAATATTATACTTATCATCATCAATATCGATTTGCTATGTGTAGAATATACGATATTAATAGTGTGTTAATAATTGACTACCATTCATCAAAATAGTTCTTTTGTCTGAAGAAAAAATGAATGGAATATGGATACCCGTACATTTAACTATCACAACTCCATTATGTATAGTTGAAcagtttctttattatttttaactctACTAGTATGTCACGCAGTAAAAAGGTAGTTAATATATGAGTTTTCAATTTTAGAGgtaaaacatgatataatatAGGCCTAAGTGcaaatttaataatatgaaatagaaCACATACACTGGTAATTGTATATTTGAGCAGTTTTCATCTTTGTTCATACTAGTATAAAGTTGTCCAACGAGGATGTGTTTTGAGCATAATAAAACAGGCTTGAAATAATGGAATTGTTGTCGCCATAGTGTTCGTTTTACATCACTCgcaatttaattcaaatactaTATAACATGTTCGTGTGTTGAAATTTAGTGAATATAAACGGTTTCGCGTTTGTTGACCAACTGACCACAGCATATTAATGTATAGAAAATAAGCTTTTTCACGGCTTTTTGTTTTACCGAGTTCTTTTTATCAATACCCGGGCACTAAATTATTACATGCCGTTGTTTCCGAACGTAAACTAATTTCAGTTAGTTTTCACAGCGGTTTATAAACTTCTTATTCGTGGATAATGTTCGTCCGCACTGGGATCCATCTACAATGATTCCAGTATACGCTTTCCACATgccagtaataaaaaaaaactttatgaaataatgaaacagCATGTGTATCGGATGTTATTCGTAAGTAGCAACTTATTTTGAACGAGGTAGTGCTTTTGAGTATGAACATTTATCATTTggtataatgtgttttaaacacaGCCGAAACCTGCCGTTTTATTCAGTGGAAGttcattaaacttattttaaaactaaacagCGCATTTGTAAACGAAGCAAACGGTAGAATCCCATTTAATTCATTcgaaatatatgttataaatctTGAGAATTTTCAGCAaagacaataataaatattaattcaatcaggatttaattttaacatatactAATATGTCTCGTGCAATGGTAGCAATATTGTATTGGTAAATTTATCTCATTCTAAAGGATTGGTGGCATCGTTTGAGCTCTATGTCGAAAGTATTTAATCCGGATGTAGTTTATGCATGTTCACTTGTCCATAAACACCTTGTACGTGTATTCTCCCAAAGGATTACACTCCCTACTTTTCCTTTATCAGTACCAACCTTTGAAAGTGTGTAGGATTCTTACAAAATACGCTGCAAAgataaagaaacaataaaatagagTTTGCAAATCCGTGTTAAATAACTGAGAAACAAATTCGACGAAAACGCCTTCAGGTTGACCTATTTATCGAAGAAAAATAAACGGTCGTCCTCTCTGTATCAGTCCTTAGAGACGTTCGATAATCACGCAAACTCTGCTTTCCTACATTATAGAGAGCTGAAAAACTGTCGCCTTAAACTGATGCCTTAAAGAAGCCTCATATAGGTGAATGCCGTTTTATGTTGAATCTATTACCGTGTTTgacagttttgattttaataataaaaacaacgaAATGCAATAGATAAAGGATacgataaacaacaacaacaaaaaaacatcagcGGTTGTAGGTAGGTAGGTATGAAGTTAGGTAAGTAAGAAAACGAAGTAACCAATACTGAAactaaaattgaatattttattgacgtCTTTGCATTTTCTTCCCGGGATTGAAATGAAATAGGTAAAACATgagaaaacagtgaaaaaaatatttcgttaaATTCCTGGTTTCCAACAAAGTTACGCATATGATTGaggtacagataaaataaaaaaaagatctgtatttttttaataaatacctACTTGGCCACTAATTCCACACATTTTATTCCGTTCGTATGCGTTGAAAAAATATGTCGTcgtttatttgatatttctcgAACTGCTTGGAGAAATGAGCTTATCTTGAAAATCAATTCAAATTGAATACCTTAAACTTAAATGCATCGTTCGGTCTCAGGTCTGCGAATGAAACATAAAATCTGTCAACGTTTTAATTGCAGCACTAGAAAGCTTACATTAAGgcattgtttgaaatgtttttctaGTCTGGTAGAGtgtatttatatactttaatGGAGGAGAATGGAATTTAGAAGTGACGTGACCTAGGACAGTATTTccaaatataatttatgcatTTCCCGCGTAAAAGAGTGAAAACTGGCAATGAACAATGgagcaaaatacattttatgcgGGATATCGACGCACCAACACAGCTTCTTGCAAATCTGTTCTTAACAATACGTTTTATTATTggataaaacaaatgtcatttaaataacattccTTTTGTATTAAGGCATGTaatctgaaaaaataataaacgaCGGGATTAATAGAAATACTCCAGACCATTACAGCTTGCACCATTTTCTATAGAACGCCAAACTTAATTAGTTGATGTTTGAGATTTTTTCACACAAGCTAAGCCCGTAAAATGTCGTAGTAACCTTTAGATTACCTTCAGCTGAAAAACATTTTCCtgaaaacatttgaagaacACTTAGATTCAGAGGTCTTAAACCTTATAGGTAGGTAGGAATGTCATAACAATGATATGAACTCTAAATAATTGGAGGCCAATAGGCAAAAGTctaaggtcgtggtgacctccAGGTGAAaatctttatcatttaaaacctgAAAATGATTTCGCTCAGGGACCTCAAAATACGTACTTGTACGAATAGCCTTGAACAGCAGATGAaccattttaattttgaatcaataaatgaaaaaaaaacactaagcCCTAGATACATCGAACTTTTCTCGGTAAAGTTCATTAAACATGACCAGCGTTCTAACTTTTTTATCGTCGGTTGGTCAAATGTCAAGTTCGTAGTGATCTTGGGCTGAATATCCGATTTTattcaataactaaagaatgcttgttattcaataaaatcaatatagaCAAACGTTTAGTACTTGAGTGCCATGTTAAGTGCACTGTACACGGAGAAATATTTACTAATCCTCAAGTATTCGTTGTattatttatcttataattttatttttgtgtccttattgtcatttttttattatatcgtGCACTGGATGAAACCGTATTAAAATAGCCCGCCAATTCTTCaccacaaacatatttttaaggcctataaatatttaccattttaaaaggCAAATTATTTGTCCTTTAATGTAATATCTATTGCGATTAATCTACCTTCtttaatatcaatacattttgtcTTTCTACATTAGCTTTATTGTatatagtgtttgaaaatcggactccatttgctatcgataatcgaatcgaatcggaccaagtatttcgatttactatcgatTTACTATCgaacaataatcgaaagttcataatattatttagGAATTACATTCTTTTTGTACATAGTATAATTgtgatcatttaaatgattaaatttaacctggaatcagtacgtgtgatgctatagtcatgctttttgccACAGTAAATATCCACAACCTCTTTCTGTCTTTAATAGCTTAAcgtaaaaacataacaacaaaacacatacttaataattgcacatcaattgcaaaatgatgcacaccgcaaGTGAgtcatttaagtattttatccatgtaaaagcaaattaaatatttgttaaccagcttaacattcaataacctgttatatGGAAGATTTCATAAGACTATCTTAATATCATAAAATCttcaccaaaaaaataaatttgttaataacaatTGATACCAAAAatggtttcaaaaacaaaacgcATCGAGCCAggatccccggtatttgcaggtaagaccggacctactacaccatagagacagATTATTGaggttttatataaacaattaaaaaactaTTTGTAATTCTGGGAGattttgtaagttttaaagcaaaagtgtttacattcactgCATTTGTGTTTGAGTGATCCCtagttaaaatgaattaaacgagaatttaccggaaataaatattgatatttaccgcataacaaaaatacttaaaaagtaacattagcgacatcgattttggacaaccactatcgattgtcgccgatttatcgattgtactcgattatcgtttcatcactaattgtatacaatactcgAAACGCGAAATATTGTTACTATTTCCTCTAAAAAAAGACAAGGTCCATTTGCAATGGTAAAAtagatattattaaattaagtaaCTGTCCTCTACTTTGATATAGGGTTTGATGCTTACTATCCCAACTTTctcaataatttttaaacatctGGAAGTACACAACGGTTACTAGATTTGAGATTGAACAATGATCAGTTTTAATGCCGACTGTTTTGATGACCTTAAAGTGACCCTTTCATTTTCTCTAAAAATCCTATTGTCTATTACCTTCATTTTCGAATGCTAAATGATTTCATTGTGTTAGAGTTTTTTGACATTTGTGTGTTTTCAAATactgttcttttttattttcaagcatTCAGGAACTATTGTCTGATTTACTCAGAACGAATGACTTAACACGCTTTGTACACCTCTAATATGcttctgtttattttttggcACTGTAAACGGATAAAGGCAGAGCACCCTCTCCCAGAcagattttttaaagaatattttaaggactcattttggtatattattAAAGGTAAACTATTTCCAGAACGTCGCATAAATTTACATAAATCGGGAAGTCTATCCcaggattttaaaatgaatttatctGAACATAGGTTCAGCACATGCCACAAATATACGCTTAAAGCatctaattgttttaaacagcACTTGAGAAAAATAATGCAGACTGATTATCAGTTACACAGGGACATCGTAAGGCTTTAGTTACGGCATACATTTCTCCGAGTCTTCGGATCATAAAACAACCATCATATTGTCCACGCCTTTTCCCATTTCGATTCCATGAGTTGAAAAAAGGGCACCGTCTCCCAATTGTGacagcattttttaaatatttggaaGGACTCTTTTAGGTATATTATCAAAGCTTAACTATTTTCCAGAACGCCCCATTATTTAATATGCATCGGAAAGTCCATCCCaggattttgaaatgaatttatcTGAACATGCCACAATAATGGACTTAAAGCATCTTATTATTATGAACAGCACTTGAGGAAAATAACGTAGACGAATTATAAGTTACACAGAGACATCGTATAGTTACGGCATTCATTTCTTCTGATCATAAAACAGCCATCATATTGTCCACGCATTTCACCATTTCGATTCCATGAGTTGTAAAAATGGCACCGTCTTTCAGTGTGTGACAGGTTTATTTTGGAGACTAGTTTAAGGAGGCTCAGTTAGGTACATGTGTAAAGGTAAACTATCTTCTAGAACACATATTATTTCACATGCATCAGAAAGTCCctcaaaaatctttgaaatgcatttatccGAATATATGTTCAGCACATGCCACAATAATAGACTCATTCgaataaatctgaagaaaagatatataactgtttgAGGTAAATGACTTTAATTTTACATCAATCTTAATGATATAAACAGTTGAGGCCTTTAAcgtaataattatacttttaatagtattaaaaaaatcaatccataaccaaatttcaaatttgtatcaaaaacaaaatcaaagtcCGTATAAATCTAAACATGTtaagaaataattcaatttaagGTAATATTTAGGAACACGAAGTCGCTAGACCAATGAAAAAGGTCAggaacaataaacaaataataaacatctGTAAAAATAACATACGGTAATTGCAACAATTAGGAGTAATGCTATTCTTATTGACAAGGTGGCTTATTTATCTTACGTTGAATAAATTCCAATCTCGTATACTTTGTAAGTATGTTATTAAAGCCTTTTAGAAATCTGTACGATAAGCTGTCATTCATTGCACACCAGTAAATTAGGACGAGTATGTACATATGGAAAGgataattatctttttatccGATTTAACTAATTGAAAACGAGAGACACATCTAGTTTTATACTAGAATACTTAATGTTATGTGGTACTCTGTTACTGGAAACTTGTGACTTTGtgattcttgaaaaaaacaatacgAAGCACCTTTCCCACTGCTTGTTGGCGTTGTCAATATTGTACTGTCAATTGCGGTCCATATACCAAGATTTTGAGTGTAGAGTTTAGAGAATGATTTGATTGACAAATAGTGTTCTATGTATTCAATTATATCACTTGTACGATTTTGCATAGCCCTTATACAAGAGTGAAACTCCTTTGCACTGAACAGTACGTTCCGTCGagattttgcattgttttaatttgcaaCATTTCCGTTAAGAAATTGTAATATTAACATTTCCTTTATActaaaacaaagtaaatttTTCATATATACTCGTTTAAGAAATCCGTCGATGTGTTGCAGTAATCATTTATGTGCTGTCTGAAATGCCTTTAATTGCCTTACATTAACCGGGTCTTGACATATTGAGGCGATAAATATATGCTTCGTGGATTGCCATCGGCTGTTATATAAGAATTTGCGCAAAATGTGGGAGTTAGGGTGATAACAAGTTATGCATTTGTAGCGGAAATGGGTAGGAGACTTCAAGTTAATATGAATCCAATAGACTGGATGCAGATTTTCGTGACAATACTATTTAATCGTTCAGTTCTGgaacaaatgtgttttattataagCTTCAGGTAAATATAACTTCAATATAAGCATACAGTATGCACTCAAAAAAAGCTAAAGTTGGCTGGTGAAAAAGTTTTAATGATTTGCCAGACGTTCAACATCTTTACTATTACGTAGTACTATGTACAATTTTTGCCATATGGTAACGTGAATACTCTTTCAATAATATTgcacaaacaacaatttataatttcagACAGAACTGCAACATATATCATATACTGATATCACTAAAATATCAAACAGTAAATTATGTGCAttctatataataaacattgattcTCTCAGTAAAACAGATTTGTCATTTGGATTTAAGCAACTTATCCAATAAAATTATCTGAAACTTTGATCTCCCGAGTAAAATGCTTATATGCATTACTGATATAAGTTTAACACTTGTAAAACTACAATCCTGATAGTTTTACTAACTAATTAAATCCACCTAATGGATTGTGTGTTCTTTTCACGGTACTTCAAAATCATAGTTATTTTTTCGCCGTATGGTAACGTGGTCAATGTCTTAGAATCTCCATTTCCACTTGACTCTCGTACGTACCTTGGCGATTCATGGGGACACACTGACTTTTGTTCCTGCACACGGAATGGTTGGCGTGTGGTCCAGTTGACCCCGTGGGACAGGAATGGAACCCGCGAAGTGGCGATTGCTTCTTGTTTGCACGACAAGCTTTGAGTTGCTTAAACCAGTTAGTGTTTATGTTGAATGCTAAAAACACGTAAGGGTTCGTGGCTGAATTACACGCCGCCATCCCTCCGAGTATGGCATACAGTTTTTTGGAAATGAGACAATAGTTACCGTATGACATTATCAtctcaacaacaaaatatgGCATGGAACAAATGATGAATGTCAATAGGAtgacaaatgtcattttaaGTGTCTTTATTTTTGCTCTTGGCAGGGAATTTGAGTGCGTACTTTGTAAGTATATCTTTCCTTTCTCTTGTCGGTATTTGACACTGCTGTTTTGCAAAGccttttttgaaattttcataaatattctcAAATAACAGATGACCAAAATGACAAAAGGGATAAAAAATACGACGAATGCTACCCAGGTCATCCAGATTTGGCGATGCCAGAGCGGTAAATTCCGAAAAATGTTTTCGCAACGGGTCTCGCCGTCCTCTTTTGCTACCGTGTGAAACACACCCGCCACCGGAAGCGAGAACAACGCAGCCAGACCCCAGCCAGTTCCAGCCATCTTCCAGatctacaaaaaacaacaacaaaaaaacaacaacacaagaaCATTACAATGCgttcattttctaaacattggcAAATGTGATAGAAGCACGTTTTTATCGTACCCAAGAAAAAAGAAAGTGCTTTAGACCAGAACTTTGTAAATTTTTCTTTGGGATAACCATAAACCCCTGCcaatttttaaaaccaaataaatttcggtttgCTAGTCAAAAAGGCTACGCCCGTAAATACGCCCCCCTCTAACGGCAAATCCTGctgtttgatatatattaaaaaaagacagAGTTCTTTAACGtactttgattttataaaacttaaataacaaataaacggATATGagcaatttaataaaaacgaCACACAATACATAACCCTGTGTAAATAAATTTGCTAAACGGTTAGTAACAAAAgtgttatatttgaatgttttagtATCTAGTAAATGACAAGGCCAACGTACAGGACGTTTTGAGAGACAGCCAGATATtgattaatttgtaaaaatacaaCCGCTGATGTGCTGTCGGCAACAGTGAGGATATTCGCCACAACCGCAGACTGATTTGCATTAAATACCCTTAAGAAAGGATATTGCGTGTCTCTGAATAATTTGTTTCTCGGACATTTCAGACATTAAGACGTACAGGAAGGCACCTTGTAATACATTAACGTTTGAATATATCAGAAATAGTGgctttaaagaacgatttggtttaaaatgcatatacaaaTGGTAATTTGGTTCCCTTTGCAGACAGTCTGAATATTGTTGCAGAAAGTTTGATGATTAAGCAAGTGGTCtgtttttatataacattgttaagtACTATAACGATTACACTTATTGAAACAGAATTTTGGTATGACATCAGTTCAAAACCAGACGTCTGCTTTCAAACAACCTAATTGAGACATATTAAAAGCACCACATACAACATGCCGGCACTGAATAAGAGTATAAAACACATTCGTTGGGAAATAAAATATGGTCatgcatttcaaacattaacaAGCAAGGGGCTTCGGATAACATTAAGACTAGTGCACTATGCTGTAATAAAAGCAAAAGGCCACAATTCTGTGAAAATGCTCCAATCGAACACTGCTGATGCAATCCATCATTAAGCTTATACATCtaatttgtttgatgtttcatCCAGAT from Mya arenaria isolate MELC-2E11 chromosome 3, ASM2691426v1 harbors:
- the LOC128229187 gene encoding neuropeptide S receptor-like, whose product is MAQEGLAKENFTYKYKYSENTSIPMLNITEDDNITAKNSPCGSVNDIELDRTYRLMILYLTIVLCLIGSVLVILWMCCNRRIFPKFKHYSRVNVFILHLTVADLLVIMLAMVPQLVWEHAERDWRAGDIMCRLVKFLQSFSMMASNYMVVVIAIDRHQAILAPLKEAFSIWKMAGTGWGLAALFSLPVAGVFHTVAKEDGETRCENIFRNLPLWHRQIWMTWVAFVVFFIPFVILVICYLRIFMKISKKALQNSSVKYRQEKGKIYLQSTHSNSLPRAKIKTLKMTFVILLTFIICSMPYFVVEMIMSYGNYCLISKKLYAILGGMAACNSATNPYVFLAFNINTNWFKQLKACRANKKQSPLRGFHSCPTGSTGPHANHSVCRNKSQCVPMNRQGTYESQVEMEILRH